AGAAATCAGAGAGATTACTGACCATGTTGAAAGCCTGTTTGCCAATAATTAATAAATAATAACCGGTCCAAAATGGATGTTGTTAGTTCACAATAAAATTAGCTACAATCTCAAAGCTAAAAAGAAGCGGCACTCCTCTTTACAGGATGTGCCGCTTTAACATGCCTTGAGCCCTTCTTATTCCATTCCAGAAAAGTATTATCTCGATACCGATGTAAGTTTGTCTGGATTCACAACGAGATAGAACCCCTCAATTCGCTCTCCAAGAGAGTCCAGTTCCAAACACAGAACTTCGGACAACTGTCCGTTTTCCAGTAACACAAGGTGCTGCTCTCCGTTGATAAATGTAGGCACCCACTCTCGTTTTCGCAATCGGGTAAGCACCCGGCGAGAGGTCAACAAGGCGAGTACACCCTTACGAACCCTCATCGTTCTCATGACCGTATGCACACGTCCACCGCCATCTGCCGTAAATACCGGTTGTTCAGCAAGCAGCTCCAGCATCTCGGAGACATCATAATTCAGAAAAGCCGTTGTAAAACGAGCCAGCAATTGCTCTTTTGCAGCATAATCTGCAGAACTCTGTTCCATCGGCGGAAGTCTATCGGGAAGCTTGCGTCTCGCCCGGCTAAAGATCTGACGGCAGTTGCTCTCTGATTTGCCCAGCCAATCCGCTATTTCCGTATATTCATACTGGAATGCCTCACGAAGTACAAAAACGGCGCGCTCCATTGGGGAAAGCTGTTCCAGCATAACCAGATAAGCGTAAGAGATCATCTCCTTCTGCTGCACGGTTTCTTCCGGGATGTTACCCATTTTACCGTCACTCATCGGCTCGGGAAGCCATTCTCCAACATAACTTTCCCTTTGATTGCGGGCAGAGTTTAGCAGATTCAGACTTCGGTTTACGATTAGTTTAGCAATATAGGACTTGGCATTACGGATATCATCAAGAGACTTGCTCTGAAGCTCTGCAAAACAATCCTGCACAATATCTTCAGCCTCCACAACACTGCCAAGCATGCGGTAAGCAATGGAAAAGGCATAGGCTTTGTAACGAATATACAATTCACCAACTTCCAGAGAAGACACTTCTGGCTCATTGG
This window of the Paenibacillus marchantiae genome carries:
- a CDS encoding sigma-70 family RNA polymerase sigma factor — its product is MKFNSLTNEPEVSSLEVGELYIRYKAYAFSIAYRMLGSVVEAEDIVQDCFAELQSKSLDDIRNAKSYIAKLIVNRSLNLLNSARNQRESYVGEWLPEPMSDGKMGNIPEETVQQKEMISYAYLVMLEQLSPMERAVFVLREAFQYEYTEIADWLGKSESNCRQIFSRARRKLPDRLPPMEQSSADYAAKEQLLARFTTAFLNYDVSEMLELLAEQPVFTADGGGRVHTVMRTMRVRKGVLALLTSRRVLTRLRKREWVPTFINGEQHLVLLENGQLSEVLCLELDSLGERIEGFYLVVNPDKLTSVSR